Genomic DNA from Vicia villosa cultivar HV-30 ecotype Madison, WI unplaced genomic scaffold, Vvil1.0 ctg.000089F_1_1, whole genome shotgun sequence:
TTTTTGATCCATTCGAGAAGTAAGAAGGGAGGATATGTTGTTGGTTTTTGTCTTCCATTGTTGTATCAGTGGTTCATGTTGCATTTGCCGGTGAGAGGATCTTttgtgctcaagaagagttctcttAAGTGGTCAGATAGGATTGTTAACCTCACATCTTATGACATCAGGTGGAACTATTGTGTGGGGAAGATTTGGAACATCATCACTAGTTGCGGTCAATATCCCAACGTTCCTCTCATGGGAACCAGAGGTTGCATTAGTTACAATCCCACACTCGCCTATCGTCAATTGGGATATGCAATGGAAAGGGCTcagaatgatgtagaagcgtttgAATCAGTGTACTTTGCTGATGATAAAGATCCTCTGGAGCTAGAGAAGATAGCGTATGCTTGGACTAAAGTCCATAGAAGGGATCAGACTACTTTGAGcaagaaggttcctattgctatgGGTCCTTACAGGAAATGGGTTGAGGCAAGAGTGGCAAATCTGTTGTTGCCATTTGCGAGGTCATGTCTGTTGTATGAACAACCTCCCGTGGTTTTATTTGATACAGTTGCGACTGAACTCTATATTCAGGCTGAAGCAGACAACATCAAACTAAAAGCAAAGGATAATGAGGTTGGCTTGGAGAGGTATTTTCAAGATCGCGAAAAGGCGGAATTGGCTCGTAAGCTCAAGCATGCGCAAGGTGAAGGTTCAAGCATGACACGTGCCCAAAGGCGATCTCATGACTTGATGGAAGAAAGCTTGTACCGAAAACAGCAGGAATGTGCGAAGTTGCGAAGGTCCGAAAACAATAGCAAGAGAAGGATGCAGGATTCAGAACAACAGTTGATGGAAGAAAAAGCCAAGTCAGCTCGACTTGAAGAAGAGCTCGCAAGACTCCGAGCCCAGCGGAGAGGAGATGGAGGAGCTCATTCTGTTATCAGACGATCCTAGTGCTGCTATGGATTGGATTTGTTTGGTCTATGGGGTTGATTTGATGTGTATTCTTAATGTTTGTCGcccatgtccaggattgttggatggggtcgcattttgatgttctggatttcttttgtatgccttatgagcacattgtgacacggttatgtgttttgtttgtatgaactcaaattctcagttatgtttgaatgaaatatgcTCAGTTTGATGAATTATTCTCGTGTGTGGATTGCTGTTCGAATATATTCTGTATCAGGGTTtctatgtcctatctgaaagtgggatgaactcttggatacctgaaaattgacaaacatttcatgcatatcattcatatatcatacatgtcatatatttgcaggttttgcaggtcttatatcttatgtctcgctgttttgttatcagaaggagttctaagacgctaatcacccgtatccgactaggagcaatcagagaagACAGATGGAACAGATTGAGGAACAAATGGCAGAGATGAGAGCTCAACTGACAGAGCAGATGAATGCGCAGATGGCgcagtttatggaagcattgactaatgtgaccaaggggcAGGATGACTTGCGGGTTCTCGTCGAGAACTCCAGAAGGGTTGAGAATGGAGGACATCCAGGGCTGTTTGACGATGTGTCTGGTAGAATTGACGATCACCATGATCCGAATGAGTTTGATCACGTGGGAgggcactataatcctttcaatcagcatcacgggtttccacctccacctccgtctcgtctgttgggaaggagagatcatcagaaccgtggtaatttggatttcaatgttgaGAACTTTGACCAGGTATCAAGGCATAGTGCTGAGGGTGCACATGATGAAGTTGAGAGGTATCGTCTGATTGAAGAACGTCTCAGAGCTGTTGAAGGCAAAAgggtgttaggcatggatatcaatgacttggggttggttcctggtgtgaggattccaccaaaattcaaagttccatctaTTGACAAATACTATGGGGCGACTTGCCCTATGACTCATGTTAAGGCGTATTATCGGAAGATGTCCGTATACTCTGAGGATGAGGGTTTtctaatgcatttcttccaggatagtcttgCTGGGGCTTCTTTGGAGTGGTATGTTCAACTCGAGCGCACTCATAtccattcttggagagatcttgtggaggcttttattaagcactatcagtacaatgttgatatggcacccaacaggacccagttgcagagtttggttcaggggtctaaagaatctttcaaagagtacgctcagaaatggcgtgAGTTATCCGCAAGAGTTCAGCCACCGATGACTGAACGTGAGATGATTGACATGTTCACCAGTACCTTGTCTGGACACTATTATTTGGCTTGCAGTGCTTCAGCTAACTTTtctgaaatggtgagatatggCGAACGTGTTGAGATGGGTCTAAAGATGGGAAAAATTCAGTTAGGAGCTTCTTCTAATTCTGCTGGTGGTAAGAAACAAGCTGAAGGTTATGCCAGAAGGAAGGAAATGCAGATGCCATATATGGAAGAAGGGGTTCAGGGAGAAGAAATTCACAGGTTAATGCTGTTATGATCccagtaccacaacaacaacaacagggaCAATGTTCCAATAATGATCGTTATCCTCCCAGGACTAGGCCTCAcagaaagattgacccgattcctatgacctatgcttaggtgttgcaacatttgctcaagattgagaagattactttgagagatgTTCCGAATGCTCCGGACACACAATCTCCGAACTACAATGCAAACGCACGATGTGCTTTCCATTCAGGTGCCGCTGGGCATGATACCGAGAGGTGTATTGCGTTGAAGAATAAGGTCCAGGACTT
This window encodes:
- the LOC131623903 gene encoding uncharacterized protein LOC131623903, whose product is MGIKEVERNWKSSGGVSGFYLCFLISRAEDAAKKEQWVDFSRLLAIMIYGIVLFPSRENFVSLAAICVFMNKNPVPTLLADAYFLIHSRSKKGGYVVGFCLPLLYQWFMLHLPVRGSFVLKKSSLKWSDRIVNLTSYDIRWNYCVGKIWNIITSCGQYPNVPLMGTRGCISYNPTLAYRQLGYAMERAQNDVEAFESVYFADDKDPLELEKIAYAWTKVHRRDQTTLSKKVPIAMGPYRKWVEARVANLLLPFARSCLLYEQPPVVLFDTVATELYIQAEADNIKLKAKDNEVGLERYFQDREKAELARKLKHAQGEGSSMTRAQRRSHDLMEESLYRKQQECAKLRRSENNSKRRMQDSEQQLMEEKAKSARLEEELARLRAQRRGDGGAHSVIRRS